In Bifidobacterium sp. ESL0775, the following are encoded in one genomic region:
- a CDS encoding AAA-associated domain-containing protein → MNFNKLYKTVASGTETGGATATATRTRGRHNPKYADLDANGTQTVIEASHISQSFTSEKGNETTVLDNISFNLHEGEIVAILGRSGAGKSTFLRILAGLIQPTSGTVSYRGKELTGPNPGVALVFQTFALMPWLTVEDNVELGLEARGIPREERHKLALQAIDAIGLDGFESAYPKELSGGMKQRIGIARALVLRPDALFMDEPFSALDVLTAENLRQEVLKLWNNNQSGIKSILIVTHNIEEAVQMADRVVVLGSHPGHLIAQVPVNLPRPRDKHTPEFEAMVDKLYAILTGQESQRSRQNAQNAQKQAGNASGPASATTQNIAGNASTTSEASGDKDGSHETNAAATNQDNGEGSSQASGATDDHAAAQAVASEKLAAHENNTKAKETNARTELLPNATPGGLAGLLDVVSNYEGGVDLADLAADLSFEVDDLFPLIDAGTMLGLLTVSNGHCTITREGDRWCHADVLEAKKLFAQLIMDHAPLVRTIDRALRNHPDKGLRGELILDLLRSQHTDEEAQQQFDIAVTWGRYGELFDYDADDDQLTLDDANK, encoded by the coding sequence ATGAACTTCAACAAACTCTATAAGACCGTCGCCAGCGGCACCGAAACCGGCGGCGCCACCGCCACCGCGACCCGTACCCGCGGCCGCCACAACCCGAAGTACGCCGACCTCGACGCGAACGGTACCCAGACCGTTATCGAGGCCAGCCACATCAGCCAGAGCTTCACCTCCGAAAAAGGCAACGAGACCACCGTCCTCGACAACATCTCCTTCAACCTGCACGAAGGCGAAATCGTCGCCATTCTGGGCCGTAGCGGCGCCGGCAAGTCGACCTTCCTGCGCATCCTGGCGGGCCTCATCCAACCGACCAGCGGGACGGTCTCATACCGCGGCAAAGAGCTCACCGGCCCGAACCCGGGCGTCGCGCTCGTCTTCCAGACCTTCGCGCTGATGCCATGGCTCACCGTCGAAGACAACGTCGAACTCGGGCTCGAGGCCCGCGGCATCCCGCGCGAGGAGCGCCACAAGCTCGCCTTGCAGGCCATCGACGCCATCGGCCTGGACGGCTTCGAATCCGCCTACCCCAAGGAGCTTTCCGGCGGCATGAAGCAACGCATCGGCATCGCACGCGCACTTGTATTACGTCCTGACGCCCTCTTCATGGACGAGCCGTTCAGCGCGTTGGACGTCCTGACCGCCGAGAACCTGCGTCAGGAAGTGCTGAAGCTTTGGAACAACAACCAGAGCGGCATCAAATCCATCCTCATCGTCACGCACAACATCGAGGAGGCCGTGCAGATGGCCGACCGTGTGGTTGTCCTGGGCTCACACCCCGGCCATCTCATCGCGCAGGTCCCCGTCAATCTGCCGCGTCCGCGCGACAAGCACACTCCCGAATTCGAGGCCATGGTCGACAAGCTCTACGCCATTTTGACCGGCCAGGAATCGCAGCGCAGCCGCCAGAACGCACAGAACGCGCAAAAGCAGGCCGGCAACGCCTCAGGCCCGGCTTCGGCGACGACACAAAACATCGCCGGGAACGCTTCCACCACTTCCGAAGCCTCCGGAGACAAAGACGGATCGCATGAAACAAACGCTGCGGCCACTAATCAGGACAACGGCGAAGGCTCAAGCCAAGCTTCCGGAGCCACCGATGACCATGCCGCGGCCCAGGCCGTCGCCAGCGAGAAACTGGCGGCCCACGAGAACAACACCAAGGCCAAGGAGACCAACGCGCGCACCGAGCTGCTCCCGAACGCGACCCCCGGCGGACTCGCCGGTCTGCTCGACGTGGTTTCGAACTACGAGGGCGGTGTGGATCTGGCGGATCTCGCGGCCGACCTCTCCTTCGAAGTCGATGACCTCTTCCCGCTGATCGATGCCGGCACGATGCTCGGCCTCTTGACCGTCAGCAACGGCCATTGCACCATCACCCGCGAGGGCGACCGTTGGTGCCACGCCGACGTGCTCGAGGCCAAGAAGCTCTTCGCCCAGCTCATCATGGACCACGCGCCACTGGTGCGCACGATCGACCGTGCGCTGCGCAACCACCCTGACAAGGGCCTGCGCGGCGAGCTCATCCTCGACCTTTTGCGCAGCCAGCACACCGACGAGGAGGCGCAGCAGCAGTTCGACATCGCCGTGACCTGGGGCCGTTACGGCGAGCTCTTCGACTACGATGCCGACGACGACCAGCTCACCCTCGACGACGCCAACAAGTAG